A DNA window from Trypanosoma brucei brucei TREU927 chromosome 11 chr11_scaffold01 genomic scaffold, whole genome shotgun sequence contains the following coding sequences:
- a CDS encoding chaperone protein DnaJ gives MFFVTSIVRMTVHAPRGIPFQITTGDAVKSVQKKYHKPFFGVSMEYLQLGPPSAEFLPFYFCEGSIKGTFRGVVSYRDAEGGAKNNAGISGNSGMRQVVTAPQPLQSSFGPHQTQIYAGYKYNLHYVQGVLCSETNPLQLRNMSSVNVEGATINLFEQSTRTLRVFVEQEVRRQATETACAMISSYHPSASNIVVEFIELNIHIDDVIPVFMPCYVVKACYDQQEYTLYVNGASGQVTGPFLINSLYAGRTAAVATALVTLCLAPNKGAGFIMGSLFAVPMYYIAFYAARYFPLLRRDYSRKRRQKLREKHESDDRSGFRPDMSSKRIDEEYSRSSYWDTHAYEQKWSRKQGTVRDPRGYYGALGLNGGESVNEIRSAYRKIVLTEHPDTGGSTERMTKVNEAYRVLRDPKKREEYDRSGCYT, from the coding sequence ATGTTTTTTGTGACGTCAATAGTTCGCATGACAGTTCATGCACCCCGAGGTATCCCGTTTCAAATAACCACGGGGGACGCTGTCAAAtctgtacaaaaaaaataccacaAGCCTTTTTTTGGCGTCAGCATGGAATACTTGCAGTTAGGGCCACCTTCAGCAGAGTTTCTCCCCTTTTACTTCTGTGAAGGAAGTATAAAAGGTACCTTTCGTGGTGTTGTGAGCTACAGAGACGCAGAAGGCGGTGCTAAAAACAATGCAGGAATATCCGGTAATAGTGGAATGAGACAGGTAGTAACGGCGCCACAGCCCTTACAAAGTTCCTTTGGTCCGCACCAAACACAGATTTATGCCGGGTATAAATATAATTTACATTATGTTCAGGGTGTTTTGTGTAGTGAAACAAATCCTCTGCAGCTCCGTAACATGTCTTCTGTGAATGTAGAAGGAGCTACTATAAATCTTTTTGAGCAGTCCACCCGAACGCTCAGGGTTTTTGTAGAACAAGAGGTGCGGAGGCAGGCGACAGAAACCGCATGCGCCATGATTAGTTCATATCATCCCAGTGCTTCAAACATTGTTGTAGAATTTATTGAGTTAAACATACATATCGACGACGTAATACCAGTTTTCATGCCGTGTTATGTGGTGAAGGCTTGTTATGACCAACAAGAGTATACGTTGTACGTTAACGGTGCCAGCGGACAAGTGACCGGACCTTTTTTAATAAACTCACTTTACGCAGGCCGTACGGCTGCAGTAGCCACAGCTCTTGTTACGTTGTGTCTAGCACCTAATAAGGGGGCGGGCTTCATTATGGGCTCTTTATTTGCTGTTCCCATGTATTACATCGCCTTCTACGCGGCGAGGTACTTTCCATTGTTGCGGCGTGACTACTCACGTAAACGACGGCAGAAACTGCGCGAGAAACATGAGAGTGACGACCGCAGTGGCTTTCGACCGGATATGAGTTCGAAACGTATCGATGAAGAATACAGTCGTTCATCTTACTGGGACACGCACGCTTATGAACAAAAATGGAGTCGAAAACAGGGGACTGTGAGAGATCCCCGCGGCTATTACGGGGCTCTTGGACTTAACGGAGGTGAATCGGTAAACGAAATCCGCTCAGCATACCGCAAGATTGTGCTCACTGAACACCCAGACACCGGGGGTTCCACGGAGCGTATGACGAAAGTAAATGAGGCTTACCGTGTGTTACGTGACCCTAAAAAGCGGGAGGAGTACGATAGATCAGGGTGCTACACATAA